One genomic region from Egicoccus sp. AB-alg6-2 encodes:
- a CDS encoding ABC transporter ATP-binding protein encodes MSEASRLVADHLRLGYEGHVVADDLSLSIPHGKITAIVGANACGKSTLLRSLARLLKPQSGTVLLDGESIQKVPTRDVAAKLGILPQSPLAPGGITVADLVARGRYPHQRWFRQRSDEDDAAIAAAMAATNTVDLADRLVEELSGGQRQRVWIAMALAQGTGILLLDEPTTYLDIAHQIEVLDVLVDLNRRDGTTIVMVLHELNQASRYADHLVAMSGGKVLAEGLPSDVLTGDLVETVFGLRCRIIPDPVSGSPMVVPVGRHAVLDSPAAQASGQL; translated from the coding sequence GCATGTCGTCGCCGACGACCTGTCGCTGTCCATCCCGCACGGGAAGATCACGGCCATCGTGGGCGCGAACGCCTGCGGGAAGTCGACCCTCCTGCGTTCGCTGGCGCGTCTGCTCAAGCCCCAGTCGGGCACGGTGCTGTTGGACGGGGAGAGCATCCAGAAGGTGCCGACACGCGACGTGGCGGCCAAGCTCGGCATTCTGCCCCAGTCGCCCTTGGCCCCCGGCGGCATCACGGTGGCGGACCTGGTCGCCCGCGGCCGCTACCCGCACCAGCGTTGGTTCCGCCAGCGCAGTGACGAGGACGACGCGGCGATCGCCGCGGCGATGGCGGCGACCAACACCGTCGATCTCGCCGACCGTCTCGTCGAGGAGCTCTCCGGCGGCCAGCGGCAACGGGTCTGGATCGCGATGGCCCTGGCGCAGGGAACCGGCATCCTGCTGCTGGACGAGCCGACCACCTATCTCGACATCGCGCACCAGATCGAGGTTCTCGACGTCCTGGTGGATCTCAACCGGCGCGACGGGACCACGATCGTGATGGTGCTCCACGAGCTCAACCAGGCCTCGCGGTACGCCGACCACCTCGTGGCCATGAGCGGAGGCAAGGTCCTGGCCGAGGGGCTGCCTTCGGACGTGCTCACCGGAGACCTCGTGGAGACGGTCTTCGGGTTGCGCTGCCGAATCATCCCGGATCCGGTCAGCGGGTCACCCATGGTGGTTCCGGTCGGCCGCCACGCCGTCCTGGACTCGCCGGCCGCGCAGGCGAGCGGCCAGCTCTGA
- a CDS encoding ABC transporter substrate-binding protein produces MKWSRRSAGRVVPALALALLLSACSSSPPDADSAADEGQDVGSDAEEDVEEPEDAAEDDDAQEDAAGTDGWSFTDDRGVTVTLDEAPTSIAAYAEAGGALIRYGITPVGMFGASPIESDPLFEGYDITSVESFGATYGEVEIEKMIAADVDLIVSTIFADPASDLSQAVVRGFNDLEQQAQFEDVAPIVGINAATDARTALERMADLAEALGADLESEEFTTDRAEFDEASEELEAAAAEESLTVMAISVFGEQIYVAQPSDYADLSYYQELGVDVLEPDTDDAFWEALSYEQADKYHADVIIYDDRPFASPIDELLAVPTFGGLPAVEAEQLGPWRGPATPLHFGAYAENLRMHAELFSAAQPLS; encoded by the coding sequence ATGAAGTGGTCCCGTAGATCCGCAGGCCGTGTGGTACCCGCCCTCGCGCTCGCGTTGCTGCTGTCGGCGTGTTCGTCGAGTCCTCCGGACGCCGATTCGGCGGCCGACGAAGGCCAGGACGTCGGCTCCGACGCCGAGGAGGACGTCGAGGAGCCAGAGGACGCCGCTGAGGACGACGATGCCCAGGAGGACGCGGCCGGGACCGACGGTTGGTCGTTCACCGACGACCGCGGTGTGACCGTCACGCTCGACGAGGCGCCTACCAGCATCGCCGCCTATGCCGAAGCCGGCGGTGCCTTGATCCGCTACGGCATCACCCCGGTGGGCATGTTCGGAGCCTCGCCGATCGAGAGTGACCCGCTCTTCGAGGGCTACGACATCACCTCGGTCGAGTCCTTCGGCGCCACCTACGGCGAGGTCGAGATCGAGAAGATGATCGCCGCCGACGTCGATCTGATCGTCTCGACGATCTTCGCCGACCCGGCCTCGGACCTCTCGCAGGCCGTCGTGCGGGGCTTCAACGACCTCGAGCAGCAGGCGCAGTTCGAAGACGTCGCGCCGATCGTGGGGATCAACGCCGCCACCGACGCCCGGACGGCGCTCGAGCGCATGGCGGACCTGGCGGAGGCGCTCGGTGCCGACCTCGAGAGCGAGGAGTTCACCACCGATCGCGCCGAGTTCGACGAGGCCAGCGAGGAACTGGAGGCGGCGGCGGCCGAGGAGTCGTTGACCGTCATGGCGATCTCGGTGTTCGGCGAGCAGATCTACGTGGCCCAGCCGTCCGACTACGCCGACCTGAGCTACTACCAGGAACTGGGCGTGGACGTGCTCGAGCCCGACACCGACGACGCCTTCTGGGAAGCGCTCAGCTACGAGCAGGCGGACAAGTACCACGCCGACGTGATCATCTACGACGACCGTCCCTTCGCCAGCCCGATCGACGAACTGCTGGCGGTGCCGACCTTCGGAGGGCTCCCGGCGGTCGAGGCCGAGCAGCTCGGACCGTGGCGTGGTCCTGCGACCCCCTTGCACTTCGGGGCCTACGCCGAGAACCTGCGCATGCACGCGGAGTTGTTCTCCGCCGCGCAACCGC